In Mercurialis annua linkage group LG6, ddMerAnnu1.2, whole genome shotgun sequence, the following are encoded in one genomic region:
- the LOC126687384 gene encoding NADP-dependent alkenal double bond reductase P2-like: MAREIEVVSNKQVIFKNYVTGFPKESDMNVTTSEVELTVPEDCRNGVLVKNLYLSCDPYMRSRMRNIPSDDPNFSPFLTGSPVKSLGVCKVVDSAHSEFKKGDLIWGLTNWEEYTLIKSPEGFFKIQHTDVPLTYYTGILGMPGMTAYFGFYDICSPKKGERVYISAASGAVGQLVGQFAKLSGCYVVGSAGSKEKVELLKNKFGFDEAFNYKEEPDFDSALKRYFPEGIDIYFENVGGKMLDAVLLNMRVNGRIAACGMISQYNLENPEGVHNLMTIVYKRILIKGFVVVDYFNQYSKFLDFMLPKIKEGTITYVEDIAEGLENAPAALVGLFSGRNVGKQVVAVAHDGGIRK; the protein is encoded by the exons ATGGCGAGAGAAATTGAGGTAGTGAGCAACAAACAAGTGATATTCAAGAACTATGTCACTGGTTTTCCCAAGGAATCAGACATGAATGTAACCACTTCTGAAGTTGAATTAACAGTACCAGAAGATTGTAGAAATGGTGTTCTTGTCAAGAATCTGTATTTGTCTTGCGATCCTTATATGCGTAGTCGTATGAGAAATATCCCTTCCGATGATCCTAATTTCTCTCCTTTTCTCACTGGTTCG CCAGTAAAATCACTTGGAGTGTGTAAAGTGGTGGATTCTGCACATTCTGAGTTCAAGAAAGGTGACTTGATATGGGGTTTGACCAACTGGGAAGAGTACACTCTTATAAAATCGCCCGAGGGCTTCTTTAAGATACAACATACTGATGTTCCCCTTACGTACTACACTGGAATTCTTG GTATGCCTGGTATGACTGCTTATTTTGGTTTTTACGACATCTGTAGTCCCAAGAAAGGAGAACGTGTGTACATTTCAGCTGCATCTGGTGCAGTTGGTCAGCTTGTTGGGCAGTTTGCAAAGTTGTCTGGCTGTTATGTTGTTGGAAGTGCTGGAAGTAAAGAGAAG GTTGAACTGTTGAAAAACAAGTTTGGTTTTGATGAAGCTTTCAACTACAAAGAGGAGCCTGACTTTGACTCAGCCTTGAAAAG GTACTTCCCAGAAGGCATTGACATATACTTTGAAAATGTTGGAGGCAAAATGCTTGATGCAGTTCTTCTAAACATGAGAGTCAATGGTCGCATTGCTGCTTGCGGGATGATTTCCCAGTACAATCTTGAGAACCCGGAAGGAGTGCATAATTTAATGACTATAGTTTACAAGCGGATCCTTATCAAAGGATTTGTTGTCGTGGATTACTTTAACCAATACTCCAAATTCCTGGACTTCATGTTGCCCAAGATCAAAGAAGGGACGATAACTTATGTGGAAGACATAGCCGAAGGCTTGGAGAACGCTCCTGCTGCTCTGGTAGGCCTTTTCAGTGGCCGCAATGTTGGGAAACAAGTAGTGGCAGTTGCTCACGA CGGCGGAATCAGAAAATGA
- the LOC126687383 gene encoding 2-alkenal reductase (NADP(+)-dependent)-like produces MKVSAGDSRDMAAEGEAVSNKQVIFKNYVTGFPKESDMYLTTSSINLQVPEGSDAVLVKNLFLSCDPYMRGRMKNFPSDDPQFSPFHPGSPVFGLGVAKVVDSGHPKFKKGDLVWGPTKWEEYTLVSSPDHLFKIHHTDIPLSYYTGLLGMPGITAYFGLNDICTPKKGERVYVSAASGAVGQLVGQFAKLMGCYVVGSAGSKEKVDLLKDKFGFDEAFNYKEEHDWDATLKRYFPEGIDIYFENVGGKMLDAVLLNMRVHGRIAACGMISQYNLQQPEGVHNLMTIVYKRILIKGFVSFDYFGQYSKILDYVLPYIREGKISYVEDIADGIESAPAALVGLFSGRNVGKQVVAVAHD; encoded by the exons ATGAAGGTATCGGCAGGAG ATAGTAGAGACATGGCAGCTGAAGGCGAAGCAGTGAGCAATAAGCAAGTGATATTCAAGAACTATGTCACTGGCTTCCCAAAAGAATCAGATATGTATTTGACTACATCTTCTATTAATCTCCAAGTACCAGAAGGTAGTGATGCTGTTTTAGTCAAGAATCTGTTCTTATCATGTGATCCGTACATGCGCGGTCGAATGAAAAATTTCCCTTCTGATGATCCTCAGTTTTCTCCGTTCCATCCCGGCTCT CCTGTTTTTGGACTTGGAGTTGCGAAAGTGGTGGATTCAGGGCATCCTAAGTTCAAGAAAGGTGACTTGGTATGGGGACCAACCAAGTGGGAAGAGTATACTTTGGTATCATCTCCTGACCATCTCTTCAAAATCCATCATACTGATATTCCACTCTCTTACTACACCGGTCTTCTTG GCATGCCTGGGATTACTGCTTACTTCGGCTTAAATGATATTTGTACTCCTAAGAAAGGTGAACGAGTCTATGTTTCAGCAGCTTCTGGTGCAGTAGGGCAGCTTGTTGGCCAATTTGCGAAGCTGATGGGTTGCTATGTTGTTGGAAGTGCTGGTAGTAAAGAAAAG GTTGATCTGTTAAAagacaagtttggatttgatgAAGCTTTTAATTACAAAGAGGAGCACGATTGGGACGCAACTTTGAAAAG GTACTTCCCTGAAGGCATCGACATATACTTCGAAAACGTTGGAGGAAAAATGCTCGATGCAGTGCTGCTAAACATGAGAGTCCATGGTCGAATCGCTGCATGCGGAATGATCTCTCAGTACAATTTGCAGCAACCTGAAGGAGTCCACAATTTGATGACTATTGTGTACAAACGAATTCTGATTAAAGGGTTTGTTTCTTTTGATTACTTTGGACAGTACTCAAAAATTTTGGACTACGTTTTGCCTTACATTCGAGAAGGGAAGATTAGTTATGTTGAAGACATTGCTGATGGGATTGAGAGTGCTCCTGCTGCTCTTGTAGGCCTTTTCAGTGGCAGAAATGTTGGCAAACAAGTTGTGGCAGTTGCTCATGATTGA
- the LOC126687382 gene encoding polygalacturonase-like, which translates to MSNITISFLLAFSVFFVYLAKAETSYNVLKFGAKPDGKTDSTKPFLMAWSSACRSRTASTIYVPKGRYLIKAIEFRGPCKNKIRVKIDGSIIAPTDYRALGNSGYWILFIQVNDISVFGGTLDAKGAAFWACRNSGKSCPEGARSISFNWANNVYISGLTSINSRSIHMVINSCNNVIVKNVKVIAPDQSPNTDGIHVQTSTGVTITGCTLQTGDDCISIGPGTRNLHMSHIKCGPGHGISIGSLGRQFKEDGVQNITLTNAVFTGSDNGVRIKTWARPSTSFVRNVLFQNIIMTNVQNPIIIDQDYCPDNIGCPNQSSGVKISQVTYKNIKGTSRSSEAVTFECSKSNPCKGIRLHDIRLTYMNKAATSSCKNIQGSSTGLLIPESCL; encoded by the exons ATGTCTAATATTACAATTTCTTTTCTACTCGCTTTCTCCGTCTTCTTTGTTTACTTAGCGAAAGCTGAAACTTCATACAATGTGCTAAAATTTGGTGCGAAACCTGATGGCAAAACAGATTCAACAAAGCCATTTCTCATGGCATGGTCATCTGCATGCAGATCACGTACCGCATCGACAATTTATGTGCCGAAAGGAAGGTATTTGATAAAGGCGATAGAGTTTCGAGGTCCATGCAAGAACAAAATTAGGGTTAAAATAGATGGAAGTATTATTGCTCCTACAGATTATAGAGCTTTGGGAAATTCAGGGTATTGGATTTTATTTATTCAGGTTAATGATATTTCTGTATTTGGTGGGACTCTTGATGCTAAAGGTGCTGCATTTTGGGCTTGTCGGAATTCTGGAAAGAGCTGTCCTGAGGGAGCTAGG TCTATATCATTCAACTGGGCAAACAACGTATACATAAGTGGGTTGACATCAATAAACAGTCGGTCAATACACATGGTAATAAATAGCTGCAACAATGTTATAGTAAAAAATGTGAAGGTTATAGCTCCAGACCAGAGTCCCAATACAGATGGAATCCATGTTCAGACATCAACTGGAGTTACCATTACCGGATGTACGCTACAGACGGGCGACGATTGCATTTCCATCGGTCCGGGCACCAGGAACTTGCATATGAGTCATATTAAGTGCGGCCCTGGCCATGGCATCAG CATTGGCAGCTTGGGCAGACAATTTAAAGAAGATGGAGTACAAAACATAACCCTAACAAACGCAGTATTCACAGGATCAGATAATGGTGTAAGGATCAAAACATGGGCCAGGCCAAGTACCAGTTTTGTGAGGAATGTTCTCTTTCAAAACATCATCATGACAAATGTCCAGAACCCTATCATTATTGACCAGGATTATTGTCCTGACAACATTGGTTGTCCTAATCAG AGTTCTGGTGTAAAGATTAGTCAAGTTACATACAAGAATATAAAAGGAACATCAAGATCATCAGAGGCAGTGACATTTGAGTGCAGCAAAAGTAATCCATGCAAAGGAATAAGATTACATGATATAAGGCTTACTTATATGAATAAAGCTGCAACTTCTTCTTGTAAGAATATTCAAGGAAGCAGCACTGGACTACTCATACCAGAGAGTTGCTTATAA
- the LOC126687385 gene encoding 2-alkenal reductase (NADP(+)-dependent)-like, giving the protein MATDSGDQEVISNKQIIFKDYVPAFLQESDMFFSTSNIKLKVPPATKSVLVKNLYLSCDPYMRNRMRNLQDSYISSFKPGSPITGRGVCKVIDSGHPGFSKGDLVWGMTGWEEYSLITATETLFKIHDRDLPLSYYLGILGMPGLTAYAGFYEICSPKKGEFVFVSAASGAVGQLAGQFAKLAGCYVVGSAGSKDKVDLLKNKFGYDEAFNYKEEPDLDAALKRYFPEGIDIYFENVGGKMLDAVLLNMKLRGRISVCGMISQYNLEQPEGVHNLMQLIPKRIRMEGFLVPDYFHLYPKYVEMVLPYIKQGKVVYIEDVSDGLENAPAALIRLFTGSNIGKQIVKVAYE; this is encoded by the exons aTGGCAACTGATAGTGGTGATCAAGAAGTGATCAGCAATAAGCAAATTATATTCAAAGATTATGTCCCTGCTTTCCTGCAAGAATCAGACATGTTTTTCTCAACTTCTAACATCAAACTCAAAGTCCCACCTGCTACTAAATCTGTTCTTGTCAAGAATCTCTATTTATCTTGCGATCCCTACATGAGAAACCGCATGAGAAACCTTCAAGACTCTTACATCAGCTCCTTCAAGCCTGGTTCG CCTATAACTGGGCGTGGAGTGTGTAAAGTGATTGATTCAGGGCATCCGGGTTTCAGTAAAGGTGACTTGGTGTGGGGGATGACAGGGTGGGAAGAGTACAGTCTCATTACAGCAACTGAAACATTGTTTAAAATTCATGATAGAGATTTGCCACTATCGTATTATCTTGGAATTCTTG GTATGCCTGGTTTGACTGCATATGCTGGTTTTTACGAGATATGCTCCCCTAAGAAAGGAGAGTTTGTCTTTGTTTCGGCAGCTTCTGGTGCAGTTGGTCAGCTAGCAGGGCAGTTTGCAAAGTTAGCAGGTTGCTATGTTGTTGGAAGTGCTGGAAGCAAAGATAAG GTTGATCTATTGAAGAATAAATTCGGGTATGATGAGGCTTTCAACTATAAAGAAGAGCCAGACTTGGATGCAGCTTTGAAAAG GTACTTTCCTGAAGGCATCGATATATACTTTGAAAATGTTGGAGGAAAGATGCTCGACGCAGTCCTACTTAACATGAAGCTCCGTGGACGAATTTCTGTATGTGGAATGATCTCACAATACAACCTTGAACAGCCTGAAGGTGTGCACAACTTGATGCAGCTGATTCCGAAGCGCATACGCATGGAGGGATTTCTGGTGCCTGATTACTTTCACTTGTACCCAAAATACGTCGAAATGGTTCTTCCTTACATCAAACAAGGGAAAGTTGTTTATATAGAAGACGTATCGGATGGCCTCGAGAATGCTCCGGCTGCTCTTATCAGGCTCTTCACCGGCAGCAATATTGGTAAACAAATAGTTAAAGTTGCTTATGAATAA
- the LOC126687381 gene encoding 2-alkenal reductase (NADP(+)-dependent)-like: protein MAEEAISNKRVMFKNYVTGFPKESDMELVTSSTKLNIAEGTKDAVLVKNLYLSCDPYMRSRMSKFDTLTITSSFQPGKPVGGFGVVKVLDSTHPNYKKGDLAWGITEWEEYSLIVSPQLLIKIPHTDLPLSYYTGILGMPGITAYAGFHEVCSPKKGEFVYISAASGAVGQLVGQFAKLFGCYVVGSAGSKEKVDLLKNKFGFDEAFNYKEEPDLNAALKRYFPEGIDIYFENVGGKMLDAVLLNMRVRGRIAVCGMISQYNLDKPEGVHNLTSIIYKRVRIEGFLANDFYHLYPKFLEMVIPYIKEGKIVYVEDVAEGLENAPTSLIGLFHGRNVGKQVVAVARE from the exons ATGGCAGAGGAAGCTATCAGCAACAAGCGAGTTATGTTCAAGAATTACGTGACTGGATTTCCAAAAGAATCCGACATGGAGTTAGTCACTTCTTCTACAAAGCTTAACATAGCAGAGGGCACTAAAGATGCAGTTCTGGTGAAGAATTTGTATTTGTCGTGTGATCCTTATATGCGTAGCCGTATGTCCAAGTTTGATACTCTTACTATTACTTCTTCATTTCAGCCAGGAAAG CCTGTTGGTGGATTTGGAGTTGTAAAAGTGTTGGATTCTACACATCCAAATTACAAGAAAGGAGACTTGGCATGGGGGATTACCGAGTGGGAAGAGTATAGTCTCATTGTCTCACCACAGCTTTTAATTAAGATTCCGCATACTGATCTCCCACTTTCCTACTACACTGGAATTCTAG GTATGCCTGGTATTACTGCATATGCTGGCTTTCATGAGGTTTGCTCTCCTAAGAAAGGAGAATTTGTGTATATATCAGCAGCATCCGGCGCAGTTGGTCAGCTTGTTGGGCAGTTTGCGAAACTATTCGGCTGTTACGTTGTTGGGAGTGCTGGATCTAAAGAAAAG GTTGATCTGCTAAAGAACAAATTCGGATTCGACGAGGCTTTCAACTACAAGGAAGAGCCAGACTTAAATGCAGCTCTTAAAAG ATATTTTCCGGAAGGAATTGACATTTACTTTGAAAATGTTGGAGGGAAAATGCTTGATGCAGTGCTCCTCAACATGAGGGTCCGTGGCAGAATTGCTGTGTGTGGGATGATCTCCCAGTACAATCTTGACAAGCCTGAAGGTGTACATAATCTAActtctattatttataaaagagtACGCATCGAAGGATTCCTGGCAAATGATTTTTATCACCTTTATCCTAAATTTCTCGAGATGGTTATCCCTTACATCAAAGAAGGCAAGATTGTTTACGTAGAAGACGTAGCCGAAGGCCTCGAGAATGCACCGACATCTCTCATAGGACTATTTCATGGTCGCAATGTTGGAAAACAGGTAGTGGCTGTTGCTCGTGAATGA